The Ricinus communis isolate WT05 ecotype wild-type chromosome 8, ASM1957865v1, whole genome shotgun sequence sequence GCCTTGCAATTCCCGCAGCTTTTTTTGTAATGTGTTAACAACAACAACAGTCTTGGACTCTTTTCGTATGTCAAAGGAGAGCTGAACTAAGTTTaacattatttatgtttttagatGCTAAATGTAGTTATccataagatatatatatatatatatatatatatatatatatatatatgtatttcttCTCCGAGTAAATGtataatcttaattatttaattacttcaaCACCTTAACTTTAAATATAGtctaatcaattatttaatttatatttttataatatttaaataatttataatatgtatCTTTTATTCAGCAtgaaattaacttaaaaattaaaaaattaaaaagattaaaaaataaaatagcagTCGGATGAGTATTTTCGAATATTCAACGAGACCGAACTCTAATAGGATGAAagctattttatttatgtacatataaatataaaaatacattataaTCATGTaaagattattaaatattatatatatatatatataatgactAAActcaatatttatatgaaaagtagaatattatatataaatttaaatattttattaataaattaaaaaatcaatccAATTTTCGtgatgcaaaaaaaaaaaaaaacaaagtgtGTAATGTTTGTATGAGCCTTTGGGAACAAtggcttttttctttttttttttttgaaaatggaaaaatggCTCTTAACTTATACATTTTGAAGTAATTATACTTTATATTACATTCAAACCTGATAAGCTTTAATAATCAtgcaaaatattaatttatactttcttcgaccaataatttttaatatcttaattattaacaaaataaaattattttaaaaacgGATGCTGCAGAtctagttaaaaaaaaaatctctttatttttcttttctccgaactatcataatattatattataatataatgatCACTCACTACAGCTGGCTctctcaaaattaaatttgacttTTGCTTCCACAAGAGCTAGCAAGCAccatgatgatgatgatgatgatgatgatgatgatggtgtTGAAGGATTCGTTATCCACCTAGCTTTACATGGAGGAACCCACAAATATTAATCTCTTGAGGTAATGTCTTTAGTTGCTTACTATTTTATTGCATCCCAAACTCATATTTCTAACAAAATGGGTGTTATTTTCCCTTTGTCTTTGATCTTGTATGGAAGCACATATTCatattgattaaaatattatacagAGGATTTTTATCAAGAATATCGAAACCATTTTATCTTTAGTTCTTCTTTGTTCCTCCAATGTATTATGCTCTAAAGCTTAACTCGATGCCAATTAAAAATCTACAAAGTGGGCTGCCCTCTTTTTTATTAAGAGAGAGGAAAACCGGGTTGGGTACAATCATTAGTAGTCTAGTCTAGTGCACTTTTTGAAGTGAAATAAAATGTCTCAAATTCCTGATGGAGAATAGAGAGCAATCTTTCCGTCCTTTTCGTCAGAAACTTGCTATTTGAGATGATTCTGACTCCGACTGAAGGGTATACGACCCTGTTCAACAGGAGCTGGGTGGTAGAAAAACTGTAGTAAATGGAGAATGTCACCTAAGGTCAACAGATCAGTAACATGAATCCTTGACCTATACGTTCTATTCATATTGGCAATGATCGTTGAAGCTGTAGAACTGCTGTTTGCAGACTAATATAGGGTTTTGGTGTCAACAAAAGTGGCTGTCCGatgattttttcttaaacaaCAAAAGTGGTCGCATTAACTTCTTGTTTAGTTAGCATCCAATAAGTTGGAAATGATAATAAACTGATGTTTAATCTCTCTCCTCGTCGCTATCCTTCATGTACTCTTTTCAGAGAACTCCTTCAGTCCCATTACGCCACAACATAACAACTATGTCAAAAAGTAAATTCTTGAGGTAGAGAACTCCAGTTGAACTGACCACCAAGGAACATTATCCGCAGATCCTCGTAtgagttaaaaattatttaaagttaaGGTGttgaagtaattaaataattaagattatacatttaaataattttattttgttaataattaagatattaaaaattattggtcgaagaaagtataaattaatattttgcaTGATTATTAAAGCTTATCAGGTTTGAATGTAATATAAAGTATAATTACTTCAAAATGTATAAGTTAAGAGccatttttccattttcaaaaaaaaaagaaaaaagccaTTGTTCCCAAAGGCTCATACAAACATTACacactttgtttttttttttttgcatcaCGAAAATTggattgattttttaatttattaataaaatatttaaatttatatataatattctacttttcatataaatattgagTTTagtcattatatatatatatatatatatataatatttaataatctttACATGAttataatgtatttttatatttatatgtacataaataaaatagctTTCATCCTATTAGAGTTCGGTCTCGTTGAATATTCGAAAATACTCATCCGActgctattttatttttaatcttttaatttttaatttttaagttaatttcaTGCTGAATAAAAGatacatattataaattatttaaatattataaaaatataaattaaataattgattagaCTATATTTAAAGTTAAGGTGttgaagtaattaaataattaagattataCATTTACTCGGAGaagaaatacatatatatatatatatatatatatcttatggATAACTACATTTAGCatctaaaaacataaataatgttAAACTTAGTTCAGCTCTCCTCTGACATACGAAAAGAGTCCAAGACTGTTGTTGCTGTTAACACATTACAAAAAAAGCTGCGGGAATTGCAAGGCAGGATATATCCTTCTACGGCCCAATTCCATAGGACTGGCTCGGCCCAACCCAGTTTCCCTgatgcaaaaaaataaaagaaaaaaaccaaGTGTGTAGAGTTTGTATGAACCTTTGGGAACAAtggcttttttctttttttttttgagaatgGAAAAATGGCTCTTAACTTATGCATTTTGAAGTAATTAtactttatattatattcaaaccTGATAAGcttcaataattatataaaatattaatttatacttttttcgaccaatgatttttaatatcttaattattaacaaaaaaaaattattataaatgtataatcttaattatttaattacttcaaCACCTTAACTTTAAAGGTGCCAAATTCTATTACTATCTTTTGATGGAAGAAAACAGCCCAGCTCATTAGAGGTGTCAAAACCGTCATCTCCTTTTCCTGTATGATGTCTCAAAATCTTGGAGCTGCACCAGAAGCATACAAGTGAGTCAGAAAAATCCTTAGGAGCCGATCTCAGAACAAAGTGATAAtcataaaagtaaacaaatGACTGGAGAAAAGGTGCAAATGATCCTCGTAATTTTGCATATATAACAGTGGCTTTGTCCTATATCAGCCAGATTTATCTTTGTAAAGATCAGGCCAGTTGAATCTGCCCATTCTTATCACACCAAGACTATAGATCGTGCTTTTCAAATGAAGCTTACCTCCACCCATTGTTGCTTCAGGCAACCGCTCAATTGAGTATTTGTGTTGTGTAATGTACATGATTGGCACACCAGGGACCTGGAAGAAACAAGGAATTTTGTCACAGCGCAATTACATTCGAATATATTGAAACtatcttatttctttaagGTACCTTGCGTATCCTCCGCTTCAAATCTCGGTCACATGTAGCAACTATATAACATTTATGCTGTTGCACACAAAAATTGTTCAAGTCAAGCCAAGcctatattaattaatcacaGAGTAATAATCTGATAATTATGAACGATGATACTATGGCAACtaataaaaggagaaaaatctCCACACAAtacctaaataaaatattaatacaatgcaagaaataaattttgcaAAAAGCAACAAAGCCATGGCAATGGTAGATAATACTACTTGTCTTATTAAAGTCGTAAATCATAAACAATAACACTTAAATAGAAACTTCAATTAACTATAAAATGACATGTgcaagattttagcaaaacaACCATACCTGAGTAACTCTGTCAACAATGCAGTCATCAGCATAAGTCCCTTTATGAATACAGGGAAGTCTCTCAAAGCGTGGATCCTTAGCAATCCTGTTAAAACAAAATGCAATAATTTCATGtcagagataaaaaaaaatttacaatcaaaattctaacaaaatggAGTAATGATGTCAATTGCACATGAACCAGTTGTTGGTCCATAAAATGCATAGGACAGGCGATGGAGATATAGGATAGCTAAAACTTGCCATAATAAGTATAGCAGATATCACAAGTACATAAGGAGTCttctatatttttgttttcaaaaatcaATCATACTAATTATAAGCAGATATTATCCACCCCCGCAGACACCTTCCAAACACATAAATCAAATAACTTCAAACCATGAcgcaaagaaaacaaaatgataATATCAGCAAGTTTTTGCAGTACTTAAGTTACGGAGAAAAGTACCTGAGAGCTACACGGTATTTCTGACCTAACTTCTCAAGTTCTGCCATCACACAATCTGTGATACAAGGTGTACCTTTAAATTGCAAAGGAGGAAcacatcaataaaattagagCAGAAATAGCTAAGATTTACctcattatttgattatttactAAGACAATCAATGTATAATTCTTTCCAAAGCCGATAATAAATTAGCAACAGGAGTACAAAAATGACCACTATGGCAATTTAAGGCATCAAACATCAACAGAGATAGAGACCAACCCGCACAGCCAAAGtacaagataaaaatatgaCCCTAGACGAAACTCACATTTTGCATACAAACAATCCATCATCGCCTTCTCCAAATCCAACTGCAATCCAATAGGGAGAAAAGAGGGAATTGTAAGTGCTaaataaaagagtaaaatTCTGAGTAATACTACTAAACAATAAATGCAAAAAACTATTATGATCATCTAAATTTTGAAAGTAACataaattaacatcaaattacTATAATTTTCAATTGCATTTTGACCTTCAAAGATTTCTCTCctattgttaaatatttaagCTTTTACACCTATTTACCAAAGCAATCACAATAAATTGAGAACACAAAAAAAGCGCTCACTTTATTTTGAATGGAGAAATTGATAAAGTTGGTATCAACCAACACCCTGTAGGGTGGCCCCAACGCGGTGTTGTATTTGAAGTAAAGCGCAGAAGAAACTTGTGGCCTAATTTGCAGtaaaacatcaaaattaaagaaaaatgataaaccTTTAGATGAAAAATAGACTAGCCACAACAAGgaccaaaaaatataaaaagaggCTTACACATTTCTGGGGAGCTTGTCCTTGGAGAGGTCCTTTTTCTTAGGATTCAAAACCTCTTCTTTGTAACTTAATATAGAATTAAACAACACAGTGAAcataaataaacagaaaaacaaataaagcTGATATATAACACATGTAGAgcataaaacaaattattataataatattaataatttaaaaagaagaactcactgtttaattgcttttgaGGTGATTATCTTCTTCATTGCTGCAAATTTAGGTCCTTTTTTTGCTCTCCCCATTGTGTACActtcaaattataataaaaccTAAAAACCATTCAACCAAATAGTATTATATCATCTTATATCCGTAGAAATTATGAATCTAAATCATGCCATAAGTCTCCAATCTCAAGTTAACTATCATGTTTTACAAAATCTGGAGTCGAAATTTAACTGAATTTACCAGAAGAGCTGTAGTAACGAAACCGATGGAGAAGATGAAGGAGGTTAGAGGCGGTGCGGTAGCTTCGGCGATACACAAAGCAAACAGACTGTGCACTTCGTATACCAACAACAAGAAGGGCGACAGAAATTTACCTTAAGGCGACAGCAGCCGATGAAGAATGCAGCAGCCGATGAAGAATGCAGCAGCGGGTGGAGGCGACACCACGAGGAGACAGCAGCAAGGGAGGCGACGGCAGCAAGGTTTTGCGAGGGTGGAGGCTTGATTGAATTAGGGATTAAtgttgggtatatttgtttagtttgttatatcaaaattatgcagtgtagttttatttaaaaattatataaattatcttaaaactATGCAGTAGTTTTTgtcaaaattataaagttttatttaaaattatataatttttttaatttattaataaaatatttaaatttatatataatagtctattttttatataaatattgaatttatacattataaatatatatatatatataaaatatatttttatatttatatgtacataaataaaataacttttgtCCTATTATAATTCAATCTCgttgaatattcaaaaatattcatccggttgttattttattttataatttttataatttttaaattaatctcatactgaataaaaaatacatgttataaattatttaaatattataaaaatataaattaaatgattgattagattatatttaaagttaaagtgctgaagtaattaaataattaagattataCATTTActcagaaaagaaatatatatatatattttatggatAACTACATTTAGCACATGAAACCATAAATAATGTTAAATTTAGTTCAGTTGTTaccatattacaaaaaaaGCTGTGGGAATTACAAGGCAGGATATATCCAAAATGGACGGAGAAAATTTAGAGGAAGGATACATGAATCTGAACGGTTCTCAAATTGATGTTTCAATTAAAAACTTAACGTGTtgtcacaaaaaaaaaattaaaaaaaaaaaaaaaaaaaatccatagATTCGACAAGATACCTCCACGCCTGCACTGCACCGAATCCAATATAGAGCTAACATAGGTACTAAGATGTTAACTTTCTGCTTCTTCTCCTACTTACAGAAGTCTTCTTTTGTGTCTATTATTCATACTTAAGCATCTGAAATAACGTTATTGTTTTagacaaaaagaaatggaaaaagtTTCAAAAATTGAATCTTTTGATTCTACAAAATCACGAGAATGAGAGTTTGTTAAGTTATTgttgataattaataattagtagctaatagttaataattaattaatagtacATAGTTCATAATGGCAtcagataaaattatttataactcTTGTTGTtgctatatatttatttgcgCAGCAACTGCAAACTCAGATAAGGCAGGTTTTGAGCATATCTGCCCCTCCAAAAATGTCTCTACAGGCAGTGGCTAACCCCCATAGTTTGGGAATCCTCCTTCTGGGAACCTCCAAAATTAATCTGGTCCCTAACCCCATAGAAGTAAGCAGGTTTGAGGGTTGCTCAGTATCAAAATAATTGGCCACGGGTAAAcaaaattaaggaaaataGATTCCTTAATCATTTTAGCACAGTTATAATTCTTGGCATTAGAGATAAAATCATGTCTGGCTTTCCAAATTGACCAGATAATAAAACCAATGTAAATAGACGCATTTGCTTCAcccttttctaatttttaagcATAGATAACCCGGACTTTTAGGGAATGCCCCTCCTAGTAACCAATAAATGATAAGTACTCTTTTTGTATGGATCCTATTTTAACCACAACTTACCAAGTCAAGCCATTAATCTAAATGACTATTATGGCGAGTGGTTGGACTTGGAAATGActatgataaatattttatttaacaaaattagattattatatttacattttaagtgctttttgtaattttaaaaatgtcattttggAATATCAactactaatttttttaattctattctttttaaaaataaaatatcatttaattgaaataatttaattattttttattagaatgtaatataattaataatctttttatttgtattatataagattaaaaaaagaaaaagaaaaaggtgagattaaaagaaatggaGGGAGTAAGAGGTTGCGGCTTGTTTTGGACACAATAATTATAGGCTGACATAAATTCCGCATAATTGGTGGGGCCCAAACTTGGAAAATCAAAGCGTGAATTTGATGAGTTGCTTTCGTtagctttttttctttttctttttctttttttacttggAAATATGCACAGAGTCTtccattaaaaaagaaaaaaaaaacaaacaaacaaaatacgATTCACTTCAGGCCCAAATTCAAGCTTGTTTGGGCCCtcaaaaaacaaagaaaaaggttgCAAATTTGTGGTGAGACCCACTCGCCTGACCTTACCACCAGGAAAATGTGTTTTTGCAGTACAGCCATAAATTATTAGTTGAAGATGAACCCCCTTAACCACCCTCTTCTTGTATTTTAGTGGTCAATTGGTGTTGCACATCATTGAATCATCttctttacttttaaaaagaaaaataaaatttcggCACTGATATTGCTTGCTAACACTCAGAAAATCTTGAACTCAAAACACCCATGTGGTTATCTAAAAACTCAGTTATATGATCAATCGAACGAATCCTAAATTCAGAACTATCGTCTCTTCTTTAGGTTGGAGTATGTAATAAGAAAGGACAGTTTTTTGTTCCTACAGAGCAGCATGACTCTGTGAGAGGTAAACAAGAGCTGTctatcatatatattttcctGAACTCAGTTCCTGTAAAGCCAGCTGGGGTGGTTTCTTGtgaaaatcatatatattcCATGCACGTTTGCTTTCTGGATGTCTCTAAGAATTTGAACCAAAGTAATTTAAACGGGATTCATGAATGAGATgactttctttcattttcacccccaacaaattaataataatgcgGATAAGAATTCTACAGAATATCATCATTGGTGTACTGTGAActgaaagaaataagaaaacttTGTTTTTGAAACTTTGGTGAGCACCCATGTGGCAGACATGTAAAGTAAATTccaggttttcttttttcttttttctttttttaaataaaaaaggctTGAGAAGAACTTAGacatttgattttgaaattgatcaAGACTTGATAGGTAATATGGATTTGGTAATAGTCtgacttttatttaaattcattgTATGCTTCAGTTTCTAGCTTTCATACACTTGACCATTTTTAAAGACTTCAATTTAATAGTTTCAATCATCTCATTGCAAAACatctgaaaattaaatatcaaaagaaagaaaagggaggcaaaatgtgttaaaataaaaattatgaaacaTTATAATCGGCCGAAATTTTGATAAGTATCTAacttaatttattgttaatgTTCCATAACATTGGTTTCCTTGTTTATAGGAAAATTTAATCTTATAACATTGAAAATCCTATTAAATCCTTTTCATCAAGAAAAATCTGAGTTGTTTCATGTATTATGAGTACCTATTTTCAATGTTGTTGGTGAAAACTAAAAGGAAAGCCTGCTGTTCTCTGCTGTATACCCACAAAGTTTGGGGGATATAGGGAACAATGTATATGTCTCAAAAGTGTAAGATATTATACAGCTGCTAAAATACCTAAACGGGAGAATTTTTACATGTAAATTGGTATCAGACGTCAGGTTATTGAGTCCTGAAAGGATAGGAAAAACAATGTTTTGATGCATGCATAAATAGTGAAATGTGGTTCGAGCATATGCTACATTTGACCATTGCTTTTTGGCTGTTTTATATAAGCTAGATTCCACTTAtctacttttctttctttctttctttcattttatcttACATAGTATCCAATGAGAGCTTTTGCTTAATACATAAATAGCATCTGTGATGGTGGAAAGGAATGCCCTTTTTGTAATGTATCAAGTTAGGATACTAATTTTTGGCttcttatataatttcacGCCTAAATTTGACTTGACTAAATCTCTcgtattctttaattttatattattttaatcaataaccctttctttaatttttattatgatatgCTTCATTTTAAAGCACGCGGGTATTAttcataaaatcttttaattgcACCAATAAATTATGACCTTAatagataatatataaaagttgaGATGAGATGTATCGTGAGTTAAATTATAGTTGAGAGATATTAGAGACTAATTTAGTAAAGTTCAAGAATGAAACTATCTATTAATTCATAAGTTTCCATTTCAgattaaatattgataaaaaaataaaagaaaaagaatatgattATGATGTAGCTcctttttaactttaattatttGGGTTTCTTTAGGCCGCATTATTTTACTGCACAacaatcttttaaaattcatatttcagtaaataaaaattaatattatttttaagaaatttataaaatataacttaaataGTCTTATAAAAGACATAAAGTAACTTGAGCaatttataaactaatatattataaaaatataagacaTTTTGCTgatataaagaaaatcaaatatacTAATTAAGAATAACGatcacatatttaaaattaaaaatcacaaaatcatgcatgtgtttctttttacttttcccTTTTAAGTATAATATTTAGACCCCAAAAGAGTTGGGTGGGCGATCATTGCTTTATGATTTTTCTCAATCAGAAAAGCTTAGGCTAATCATTAGAGTTATATAATTCCATCACCAGTGAGACGAATGCAGTCTCAGATTTATAATTCTTCAACAAAATGGCTACGTTTACAGGACTACTTGACACTTGGAATTAAGCAACAGGCTCTTCTCTTCTAATGACGTATGGAACTGTGtacttttctttatcataTTGCAACTTTTATTAGAGCCATAGCTAAGCTTGAGTCAGTAACAGTTAAATAGTCTTATAAAAGGCATAAGTAATTAGAGAACCGTCTGTCATAAGATTCAGCCAAGTCCCTATGGCCATTTCAACTTGCCATATTACCTCGAACTAGAGGGttggaaattaaatttatgagaGGCAGCTAGTgaatgtaattttaattgttttttcattATACATTAGTTTATGAGGAagaaagtttttataattttgaacaGAGTTTTGAGTTCTTTTCATTGTTAACAAAGTACAAAACATATGATGTCAACGTGTTATTTACTTCTACACTTGGAACTTTAAATACATGGAAATCATGCATTGCACTAATTATatacagcagcagcagcagcttcttacatatatatatatatatatatatatatatatatattgttggTGTTAGGTTTGAGAGATGATGATCACATATGagtttttagaaatataattgtaTTAATTGCACTGTGCATATGAAACATAGTTCcatgtttttaatatattttcatattcattttattctattttatactaaaatatttaattaatatgatgagATTGATCGGATATATGCACTCTAAATTTTTCGATCATATATAGAAATTCTGGTATCGTGTTAAAGAATgttcaatttaaaaatttcaataattattgaaactttaagcataattttatatttttaacaataattgtaaattttttcttgtgaaaaatctctaaatatggattttgaatttttcttctatAAGAGTTTTATAATCATCCATTACAGGAGTGTTGagttctctctttataataccggtgaaaaaaaaatcagatttCATATTTAAACAATCAAACTCGTCAAAAACATCTATATAGTCAATATATGTGGCTTACTACCACTGAATGGAACATTTTTCCTGCAGAATTACAATTTATTACTCCGTCAACACAGTTaatgattattataaatagatttttttatttgtattttttgatatttgatgtttaattttattttttatatcaattatatttattaatagaatattcttttttttttttaaggaaaaagaaattaatattgtaGAAAGTCTCGAGGCTAATTAATGATAAGCAGTAGACACCAACATCTCTGTGAGTGTGGTTTTCTGTTGTTGTGCTGTGCAAAATTGACTTTTGCAATTAGATTTTTTGTGTTTTAATATAGAGAGAGCTATTTAAAGTTGAAACATTACACATCGGAGCGCAACACAATATTGAATCACTGCTTTTACATTAGACATGTATTCTAAGTGTATCAGTCATTCTTGTTCGTATTTacact is a genomic window containing:
- the LOC8285321 gene encoding rRNA-processing protein FCF1 homolog translates to MGRAKKGPKFAAMKKIITSKAIKHYKEEVLNPKKKDLSKDKLPRNVPQVSSALYFKYNTALGPPYRVLVDTNFINFSIQNKLDLEKAMMDCLYAKCTPCITDCVMAELEKLGQKYRVALRIAKDPRFERLPCIHKGTYADDCIVDRVTQHKCYIVATCDRDLKRRIRKVPGVPIMYITQHKYSIERLPEATMGGAPRF